A stretch of the Actinomycetota bacterium genome encodes the following:
- a CDS encoding AbrB/MazE/SpoVT family DNA-binding domain-containing protein, with product MKSTGIVRKVDELGRIVIPMELRRTFGIEVKDPIEIYVEGDKIILTKYRPTCVFCGGTENLETFKKKNICKTCRKKLASPS from the coding sequence ATGAAATCCACTGGTATAGTGCGTAAAGTTGACGAGCTTGGACGGATCGTGATTCCAATGGAATTGCGTCGAACCTTTGGTATCGAAGTTAAAGATCCCATCGAGATATATGTAGAAGGCGACAAAATAATCCTAACCAAATATCGTCCCACTTGCGTCTTCTGCGGAGGAACGGAAAATTTAGAAACATTCAAAAAGAAAAATATCTGCAAGACTTGCAGGAAAAAATTGGCAAGTCCCTCTTAA
- the metG gene encoding methionine--tRNA ligase, with protein MRKWRQGIEKEDEMPKFYVTTPIYYVNQPPHLGTAYPTITADVIARYHRLFGQDVFFLTGTDEHGAKVAQSAESVGKSPKQFCDEIADQFKKTWEALNISNDHFIRTTDSEHERAVKWALQRLYDGEYVYRDKYEGLYCVGCEQYIPKSSLVQGKCPLHRKEPELLTEECYFFKLSQFQDELLTRISKRELKIEPVQRENEVLSFLRGEKLQDLAISRSKSKVRWGIELPFDRSHTTYVWVDAFLNYLTGIGWLWDREKFERYWPADVHLIGKDILRVHATIWPSLLLALGVELPRKIFVHGFFTVNGQKMSKSLGNVIDPVFLAGKYGVDALRYFILGAFPFGQDGDFSLQRLEHRYNADLANDLGNLVSRLLAMVEKYRDGIIPTSGKEMEIDLNLRRLAERAFLEADKCFREFAFSEALARIWEFIRGINKYIDEVAPWSLAKKEEQRERLDMVLYTALEGLRIVALLIRPFMPSTSKELWNQLSIEEKLETQRFPRALEWGLLKPGIEVKRGKPLFPRIK; from the coding sequence ATGAGAAAATGGCGTCAAGGAATAGAAAAGGAAGATGAAATGCCCAAGTTTTATGTGACCACTCCAATTTACTACGTTAATCAGCCTCCTCACTTGGGTACCGCCTATCCCACCATCACAGCTGATGTCATCGCCAGGTATCATCGGCTCTTCGGTCAAGATGTCTTCTTCCTCACGGGTACCGATGAACACGGCGCTAAGGTGGCTCAATCGGCTGAGTCCGTGGGGAAATCTCCCAAACAATTCTGCGATGAGATAGCGGATCAATTCAAAAAAACCTGGGAGGCATTGAATATTAGCAATGATCATTTCATTCGCACCACGGACTCGGAGCACGAAAGGGCCGTAAAATGGGCTTTGCAGCGACTATACGATGGGGAATACGTCTATAGAGATAAATATGAGGGTCTTTATTGCGTTGGTTGTGAGCAGTACATCCCAAAGAGCAGTTTAGTCCAAGGCAAGTGCCCTCTACATCGCAAGGAACCCGAGCTATTAACCGAGGAATGTTACTTCTTCAAACTTTCCCAATTTCAAGATGAATTATTGACTAGGATATCCAAAAGAGAGTTGAAGATCGAGCCCGTACAGCGTGAGAATGAAGTTCTATCCTTCCTACGGGGTGAAAAATTGCAAGATTTGGCCATCTCTCGGAGTAAAAGCAAGGTGCGTTGGGGAATAGAGCTGCCCTTTGACCGCTCCCATACGACTTACGTTTGGGTTGATGCCTTCCTTAATTATCTCACAGGCATCGGGTGGCTCTGGGATAGGGAAAAATTCGAGCGGTATTGGCCAGCGGATGTTCATCTCATAGGCAAGGATATCTTGAGGGTACATGCCACAATTTGGCCCAGTTTGCTACTGGCTTTGGGTGTGGAATTACCGAGAAAGATTTTCGTCCACGGATTTTTCACGGTCAATGGGCAAAAAATGAGCAAATCCCTGGGAAATGTGATAGATCCGGTCTTTCTAGCCGGGAAATATGGAGTAGACGCCCTTCGCTACTTCATCCTAGGCGCTTTCCCCTTCGGACAGGATGGCGATTTTTCCCTTCAAAGGTTAGAACATAGATACAATGCGGATTTGGCCAACGATTTGGGGAATTTGGTTAGTCGACTTTTAGCGATGGTGGAGAAGTACCGTGATGGTATAATCCCCACCTCTGGAAAGGAAATGGAAATTGATCTGAATCTTCGACGTCTTGCTGAGCGCGCATTTTTGGAGGCTGACAAATGCTTTAGAGAATTTGCTTTCAGCGAAGCCCTGGCGAGAATTTGGGAATTCATCCGGGGAATCAATAAGTACATTGATGAAGTTGCTCCGTGGTCCCTTGCAAAGAAGGAGGAGCAGAGGGAGCGCCTTGATATGGTGTTATACACTGCCTTGGAAGGATTGCGGATAGTGGCATTATTGATCCGTCCCTTCATGCCCTCCACCTCCAAAGAGTTATGGAATCAACTCAGCATTGAGGAAAAGCTCGAGACTCAAAGATTCCCCAGGGCCCTTGAGTGGGGTTTGCTTAAACCGGGCATCGAGGTGAAGCGAGGGAAGCCCCTTTTCCCTCGCATAAAGTAA